The Diorhabda sublineata isolate icDioSubl1.1 chromosome 6, icDioSubl1.1, whole genome shotgun sequence genome includes a window with the following:
- the LOC130445668 gene encoding uncharacterized protein LOC130445668 isoform X1, whose product MEMETSLKNESNDTILVTEEDGIQYSDFENVEYEEVGDVYTKENYEHSSFTLMKNYHRKRTRNFSQNECNLICAILEEYYEIIENKRNDHKTNFLKNKAWTEITQKFNDNTKDEYRTALQLRTFYENLKKKRKKMYKEAESGENIDVSGNQTEKIIQSDILTNQAKILLRDNPHVFQESYKKTSFIEEYHKKRIQLVETEIQKVKDASEQQRRLFLLQEEKLMLEIQEIKQRLQK is encoded by the exons atggaaatGGAGACttcattgaaaaatgaatcaaaTGATACAATTTTAGTTACTGAAGAAGACGGAATTCAGTattcagattttgaaaatgtagaaTACGAAGAAGTAGGTGATGTTTATACTAAAGAGAACTATGAACATTCATCATTCACCTTG ATGAAAAACTATCATCGCAAGAGGACAaggaatttttcacaaaatgaatgtAATTTAATATGTGCCATTTTGGAAGAGTactatgaaataattgaaaataaacgaaatgatcataaaacaaattttttaaaaaacaaagctTGGACTGAAATTACCCAAAAGTTTAATGATAATACAAAAGACGAGTATAGAACTGCTCTACAGTTGAGaacattttatgaaaacttgaagaaaaagagaaaaaaaatgtataaagaaGCAGAG AGTGGTGAAAATATAGACGTTTCAGGAaatcaaactgaaaaaataatacaatctGATATATTGACTAATCAAGCAAAGATACTATTAAGAGACAACCCACATGTTTTTCaagaaagttacaaaaaaactagtttcatagaagaatatcacaaaaaaaggATTCAATTAGTAGAAACAGAAATACAAAAAGTCAAAGACGCATCTGAACAGCAACGTAGACTGTTCCTCTTACAAGAGGAAAAATTAATGTtagaaattcaagaaattaaaCAAAGGTTACAAAAATGA
- the LOC130445668 gene encoding fibrinogen silencer-binding protein-like isoform X2, translating to MEMETSLKNESNDTILVTEEDGIQYSDFENVEYEEMKNYHRKRTRNFSQNECNLICAILEEYYEIIENKRNDHKTNFLKNKAWTEITQKFNDNTKDEYRTALQLRTFYENLKKKRKKMYKEAESGENIDVSGNQTEKIIQSDILTNQAKILLRDNPHVFQESYKKTSFIEEYHKKRIQLVETEIQKVKDASEQQRRLFLLQEEKLMLEIQEIKQRLQK from the exons atggaaatGGAGACttcattgaaaaatgaatcaaaTGATACAATTTTAGTTACTGAAGAAGACGGAATTCAGTattcagattttgaaaatgtagaaTACGAAGAA ATGAAAAACTATCATCGCAAGAGGACAaggaatttttcacaaaatgaatgtAATTTAATATGTGCCATTTTGGAAGAGTactatgaaataattgaaaataaacgaaatgatcataaaacaaattttttaaaaaacaaagctTGGACTGAAATTACCCAAAAGTTTAATGATAATACAAAAGACGAGTATAGAACTGCTCTACAGTTGAGaacattttatgaaaacttgaagaaaaagagaaaaaaaatgtataaagaaGCAGAG AGTGGTGAAAATATAGACGTTTCAGGAaatcaaactgaaaaaataatacaatctGATATATTGACTAATCAAGCAAAGATACTATTAAGAGACAACCCACATGTTTTTCaagaaagttacaaaaaaactagtttcatagaagaatatcacaaaaaaaggATTCAATTAGTAGAAACAGAAATACAAAAAGTCAAAGACGCATCTGAACAGCAACGTAGACTGTTCCTCTTACAAGAGGAAAAATTAATGTtagaaattcaagaaattaaaCAAAGGTTACAAAAATGA
- the LOC130445211 gene encoding putative ankyrin repeat protein RF_0381, giving the protein MDSVMPRHARRCLSNRDLVLAFSMQDHKTIAPYVRRDKNPVEGRRWRLESLLKEMKACKCFLLYKAIEKDDEKLVLNLLKSFNVNRKNCKDYSLLSWAVIMNNIKMVNLLLDQGASPENPDKEFYPIHHAVCIGALDIFKLFVRYGVDINQKTVFGSHSIHLAARYGRIEFLEFLIKHKVDVNLKDRCESTPLFCAIINRQINAVEFLIKHNADVNKIDRYGNTHLYFSVGFGFKTITKLLISNGARLNRRNFSGWTPLHLAARLGVLEMLKLLYEAGAECKLTGKCRHYSPLHLAADSGNIEILDYFISKGADVNFQTEQGYSLLHAAVRNNHPKLALYLIDHGADVNATTTNKNYSVLDFAARSANPCTLNILIQNLAKFDVKSNGDCRLLDLLAKDFSYYASTSNMKKCKAAAEIIIRFHTLRNRYVPLSVPKTFPFSKELIQFGYRCKRDLEEMDKNYLGATSISQYKLLNALFDDTKLAKYLCNREISNLCRDLEAYIEIPSNCENIKRLIKNGVSRGKLRQKLLDRVSSMSADKPLIVLPPEIIMKICDYLSIKDLISFVNSNTRCLVQK; this is encoded by the exons ATGGATTCTGTGATGCCGAGGCATGCAAGACGTTGTCTGTCCAATCGCGATTTGGTGCTCGCTTTCTCCATGCAGGACCACAAAACGATTGCCCCATATGTGAGAAGAGATAAAAATCCAGTCGAGGGTCGTAGGTGGAGACTT gaatccttattaaaagaaatgaagGCGTGTAAATGTTTTCTACTTTATAAAGCAATAGAAAAGGATGACGAAAAACTAGTTTTGAATTTACTCAAGTCCTTCAACGTCAACCGAAAAAACTGCAAGGACTATTCTCTATTATCTTGGGCagttataatgaataatataaaaatggttAATTTACTTTTAGACCAAGGAGCCAGTCCTGAAAATCCGGATAAAGAGTTTTATCCCATCCATCACGCCGTGTGTATCGGAGCATTAGACATTTTCAAGCTATTCGTGAGATATGGTGTTGATATAAaccaaaaaacagttttcggAAGTCATTCTATCCATTTAGCAGCTCGATATGGTCGGATTGAATTCTTGgaatttctaataaaacatAAAGTAGATGTTAATCTTAAAGATAGATGCGAATCCACTCCTCTATTTTGCGCCATTATCAATAGACAAATAAACGCCGTTGAATTCCTCATTAAACACAATGCTGATGTTAATAAAATAGATAGATACGGTAATACCCATCTATATTTTTCGGTTGGTTTCGGTTTTAAAACAATCACGAAACTGTTAATTTCTAATGGTGCTCGATTAAACCGAAGAAATTTTTCTGGTTGGACGCCTCTTCATTTAGCCGCTCGTTTGGGCGTCTTAGAAATGTTAAAACTTCTATATGAAGCTGGCGCTGAATGTAAATTAACTGGAAAATGCAGACATTACAGCCCATTACATCTAGCGGCTGATTcaggaaatattgaaatactaGATTATTTTATAAGCAAAGGGGCGGATGTGAATTTCCAAACTGAACAAGGGTATAGTCTTCTGCATGCTGCAGTTCGAAATAATCATCCTAAATTAGCGCTCTATTTGATCGATCATGGAGCTGACGTGAATGCTACTACTACAAATAAGAATTATAGCGTTTTGGATTTTGCCGCGCGCTCTGCAAATCCTTGTACTTTAAATATTCTAATACAAAATCTGGCGAAATTTGATGTGAAATCCAATGGGGATTGTCGTCTTTTGGATTTATTAGCAAAAGATTTTTCTTACTACGCTTCTACTTCCAATATGAAAAAGTGTAAAGCAGCTGCGGAGATTATTATTAGATTTCATACTTTACGGAATCGTTATGTACCGCTTTCCGTTCCGAAAACATTTCCTTTTTCGAAGGAACTGATTCAGTTTGGGTATCGATGCAAACGAGATTTGGAAGAAatggataaaaattatttgggcGCTACATCGATTTCCCAATATAAACTTTTGAATGCTTTATTCGATGATACAAAACTCGctaaatatttatgtaatagagaaatatcaaatttatgtCGAGATCTTGAAGCTTATATTGAAATACCTTCAAATTGTGAGAATATTAAGAGGTTGATAAAAAATGGAGTATCTAGGGGTAAGctcagacaaaaattattagatcgAGTCTCTTCTATGTCAGCCGATAAACCACTTATAGTTTTACCTCcagaaattataatgaaaatctgTGATTATCTTAGTATAAAAGACTTAATTTCTTTTGTGAATTCGAATACTAGGTGTCTcgttcaaaaatag
- the LOC130445667 gene encoding protein wntless, with protein sequence MPGTIIENLSGRKLSVLITVFLICQLACFLLGLIAPSPAKTQTILSTVCADPNPGSTDIDRWITIPCLKVELSDKKATSNLDANGLVFVMEMPLQKLDYSRWQQNLVGILQIDVVYQNERRILNPLIELTLDSRLAYSDKTPNGGRTPWKYYSHAEEKRYMNCTFDDDSIREKHGYPYNCTMVPLFELGSLYHDYYLLNLRLPYNYTTKKNVGLGKVEDIYLHTIYMNGGFTKIWVSLKTFFFPILLAIMMWFWQRVHKLNRTPVLLEYMLITLGGTLAFLNLPIEFFSLYFDMPYMLLLSDIRQGVFYAALLSFWLIFAGEHMLIQENLEKNSIKRYWKHLSTIIVGCTCLLIFDLCERGTQLINPFYSIWVTPIGTNLALGFIILAGISAGLYFFFLCYMVWKVFKNISIKKTVLPSMSQARRLHYEGIIYRFNFLMLATLICAAITIISFILSQVDEGQSKWDETMDLELSSVLHTGVYGMWNIYICAMLILYAPSHKQWPADPMSIDGEEIEFNRLPVECSSNEISALTSFATKSNIE encoded by the exons ATGCCGGGCACGATTATAGAGAATTTAAGTGGTAGAAAATTGAGTGTTTTGATCACAGTTTTCCTGATATGCCAATTGGCATGCTTCTTATTGGGATTAATAGCTCCAAGTCCAGCTAAAACTCAAACAATCCTTTCAACAGTGTGTGCCGATCCGAATCCTGGATCAACTGATATAGACCGGTGGATTACAATACCTTGTTTAAAAGTTGAATTGTCTGATAAAAAAGCAACATCTAATCTAGACGCAAATGGATTG GTGTTTGTTATGGAGATGCCTTTACAGAAATTGGATTATTCCCGTTGGCAACAGAACTTAGTCGGGATATTACAAATCGACGTGGTTTATCAAAATGAACGAAGAATTTTGAACCCTCTAATAGAATTAACTTTGGATTCCCGTTTGGCATATAGTGACAAAACACCTAACGGCGGACGAACTCCATGGAAATATTATTCGCACGCCGAAGAAAAGAGATACATGAATTGTACTTTCGACGACGATTCTATCAGAGAAAAACACGGTTATCCTTATAATTGTACAATGGTACCTCTATTCGAATTAGGATCTTTATATCACGattattatttacttaatttaCGATTACCTTATAATTATACGACTAAAAAGAATGTCGGTTTGGGTAAAGTTGAAGACATATACCTTCACACTATTTACATGAACGGCGGTTTTACTAAAATTTGGGTAAGTTTGAAGACGTTCTTCTTCCCCATTCTCTTGGCAATCATGATGTGGTTCTGGCAGAGGGTACATAAATTGAATCGCACCCCTGTTTTGTTAGAGTACATGCTCATTACTTTAGGTGGTACATTGGCGTTTCTAAATCTCCCAATCgaatttttcagtttatattttGACATGCCGTATATGTTGTTATTGAGCGATATACGTCAGGGTGTTTTTTACGCCGCTCTATTAtctttttggttgattttcgCTGGAGAACACATGCTGATTCAGGAAAACTTGGAAAAGAATTCGATAAAAAGATATTGGAAACATTTGAGTACGATTATCGTCGGTTGTACTTGTTTGTTGATATTCGATTTATGTGAAAGGGGTACCCAATTGATTAATCCGTTTTATTCCATATGGGTGACGCCTATCGGTACGAATCTGGCTTTGGGTTTCATCATTTTAGCCGGAATATCCGCGGGGCTTTACTTTTTCTTCCTTTGCTACATGGTGTGGAaggttttcaaaaatataagtataaaaaAGACCGTTCTTCCGAGTATGTCACAGGCGAGACGGTTACATTACGAAGGCATCATCTACCGGTTCAATTTCCTAATGTTGGCGACTTTAATTTGTGCCGCTATCACCATTATATCCTTCATATTATCCCAAGTCGACGAAGGGCAAAGCAAATGGGACGAAACTATGGATTTGGAATTATCTTCGGTATTACATACCGGGGTATACGGTATGTGGAACATATACATATGCGCCATGTTGATTTTATATGCACCAAGCCATAAACAATGGCCTGCAGATCCGATGTCTATCGATGGTGAAGAAATCGAATTTAATCGTTTACCAGTCGAATGTAGTTCTAACGAAATATCAGCGCTAACCAGTTTCGCAACAAAATCTAATATCGAGTAA
- the LOC130445666 gene encoding dolichol-phosphate mannosyltransferase subunit 3 has product MTKLMEWLCGLFMFIGVWFYLLTSKNQTSQEYQLILFSPVILAGIFGVYTAFVILYRVYTFNNCEEAAHELQKEIQEANIELSKLGFKSQENPDKK; this is encoded by the exons ATGACTAAACTTATGGAATGGCTTTGTGGATTATTTATGTTCATCGGTGTTTGGTTTTATTTACTTACATCTAAAAATCAAACATCTCAAgaatatcaattaatattattttcgcCAGTTATATTGGCAGGTATTTTTGGG gTTTACACAGCTTTTGTGATTTTATATAGAGTTTATACCTTCAATAATTGCGAGGAAGCAGCACATGAATTGCAAAAA GAAATACAGGAGGCCAACATTGAATTAAGTAAACTTGGATTCAAATCTCAAGAAAATCCTGataaaaagtaa